Within the Paenibacillus sp. AN1007 genome, the region TTCCTGCGGATGCTGTCTCTGACCAGCGGTGCATATAACCGTCAGCAGTACGCCAAACGACTGGGCATCTCTGTACATACCTTTGATAAAACACAGCGCAAGCTGCGAGACATTCGCCAAAGCCTGACAGACCCGCACACCGACAGTGAGGGCGGATCGGAGATAACGGACCTTGTCCGATTTCAATACGGCGAGTCTGCCGAGCCGCTGCTGCTCTTCCTTTTTCGCGCCAAATCCATGAAAGAAACCGAAGTGGAGCGCCTGTCTGTTATTATACGTACACTTCAGGATGCTGCCTTGACCGCAATGGAACTGCTTGATGCATGCTGCGCGGACCTGCCGGAGGAACTGGCTCTGCCGGATGAGAAAACGATCCGCTCGGATCTAAAGTATCTGGAGGAAGTGGGCGCCATTCGCAGAGAACCTGGCGGCCGTCCCTATCGATATGCGCTGCAGCAGGATGTGCTGACCAAGCTGACGCCGGAGGAGCAGCTGGAACTGTACGACTTCGTGGACATTATGGCGAATACGCAGGTTCCATCGGTGCAGGGATATTTATTACGGGATAGTCTGAAAAAAGTAATTAAGGCAAATTATCAGCAGGAAGAAGCAACAGAGCCATATATTTATAAGTACCATTATTATTCACGTATTCTGGACGAAGCACATCTGTATACCATACTCGGTGCAATCCGCCAGCGCAGACGTGTGCAGTTTAAGTATTTTTCACCAAAGAAACCGTCCAGCTACAGCTCGCAAAATACCAATCCGAAGTTCGAACGCGAGGCTGGTGGGAGCTCTAACCGGATCATTCCGATTGAGGTGGTTTATGATCATCAGTACGGCCGCTGGTATGTGATCGGGTATCAGAGCCGGCGAAGATTCGTAAAGTTTCGTATGGAGGGCATCACCCAGCTCGAGGAGCTTCACTCTATCGAAGAAGAGCATATGCAGCAGTTGAAACAAGAATGGGCGGAGATCAGCCGGTTCAGCTGGCTTGTCGATACGGGGCGTACGGTGACGGTGCAGGCGCGCTTTTTCCATCCGACAGATGGTCAGCGCAACTTTATTCTGGATCGCGTGAAGCTGCAGGGACAGTGGGGAACGATTACCCCGGAGACGGATCAGACCTTTCTGTATGAAATTCAGGTCAACGGCACCACCGAAATTAAGCCCTGGCTGCGCAGTTTTGGCTCCAGCTGCGAGATTCTGGCTCCTCCTAAGCTGCGCCAGGAGATGATTGAGGAATGGAAGGAGATTGCGGCGTATTATGAACCTGTTCGAGAAAATGTTCAACTACCAGATCATGACGAGGCTGAATGAGACGGGATTATTCACCTGGACTTCACAAGAAAGAGCCTGGCTGCGCATGATGATGAAACATCCCGCGGCACAAGAGGCACTGAGTCCAGCAGTTCTGGCCAAACTGAACAGCATGCTGGAGGGCGAACAGCACTTGAATCTGCAGGACTACCTGACCGAAAAAGCCAAGAGCGAAGAAAACAGCGTCTCCCATCCGCTGCTGAGACCGTTACGGCAGATGATACTCAACGGCCAGGGGTTTCAGATGACAGGACGTATTCGCAGCGGACGCATAGGTCAGGAGCAGTTCGGATTTCCGTATAAGCTCGAATATTCGATGGTTAAAAAGGAATGGTATGTGCTCTGGTATGCGCCTCATTTTGCGAGGTTAATGTCCACCAAGCTGCACAGCATCACCAGGCTGGAGCCTCGGCCTATCCAACCGGAGGCCGCAGCTCGATACAAAGCGAGCATAGCCCTGATCACCGAGAAACGCAAAACGACGATTACCATCGAGGTGCTTCCGGAGTTCAATGCGGAATTATCCCGTATTCTGTATGCTTTCTCGTGCTTTGAGAGACAAGTCGAGTACAACGAAACAGATCACTTGTACCGGATTCTGCTAACGGTTCCTCGAAACGAGATCGATTACGTTCTGTCCAAAATGCGTTTTCTTGGCAAGCGCGTCCGAATCAGCAACCACATCGCCCTGCAGGAACGTATGTCCGAAACGGCTGCCAAAGTACTGGCACGTTACGCGCAGTCCGAGTCTGGGCAGATGGATCAAGGAACGGCTTCACAGGGCGATTAGCATAGATAATCCGCTGCCTACTGCTGGCTTAACAACAAGGAAGCCTGATCTGATGTGCTGAACATTACAAGCCAAACAGACGGAATGCTGCCGGGGATTTATGAAGAGCTGCTGCTGTTCGCTGCATTCCGTCTTTTATTAATGGCATGCACTCCCATGACCACAGCAACCAATTCATAAGTGTCCAGGTATTCAGATTGGTTATCCAGCACAAATGCTCCGGAACTAAACCAGCCGCTTGTTCGGCGGAAGCTTGCTGCCATACGTCCGGCTCCGTCGGTCACATCATATTCCTGGGAAAA harbors:
- a CDS encoding WYL domain-containing protein, with amino-acid sequence MAKESFDKEIQFLRMLSLTSGAYNRQQYAKRLGISVHTFDKTQRKLRDIRQSLTDPHTDSEGGSEITDLVRFQYGESAEPLLLFLFRAKSMKETEVERLSVIIRTLQDAALTAMELLDACCADLPEELALPDEKTIRSDLKYLEEVGAIRREPGGRPYRYALQQDVLTKLTPEEQLELYDFVDIMANTQVPSVQGYLLRDSLKKVIKANYQQEEATEPYIYKYHYYSRILDEAHLYTILGAIRQRRRVQFKYFSPKKPSSYSSQNTNPKFEREAGGSSNRIIPIEVVYDHQYGRWYVIGYQSRRRFVKFRMEGITQLEELHSIEEEHMQQLKQEWAEISRFSWLVDTGRTVTVQARFFHPTDGQRNFILDRVKLQGQWGTITPETDQTFLYEIQVNGTTEIKPWLRSFGSSCEILAPPKLRQEMIEEWKEIAAYYEPVRENVQLPDHDEAE
- a CDS encoding WYL domain-containing protein is translated as MNLFEKMFNYQIMTRLNETGLFTWTSQERAWLRMMMKHPAAQEALSPAVLAKLNSMLEGEQHLNLQDYLTEKAKSEENSVSHPLLRPLRQMILNGQGFQMTGRIRSGRIGQEQFGFPYKLEYSMVKKEWYVLWYAPHFARLMSTKLHSITRLEPRPIQPEAAARYKASIALITEKRKTTITIEVLPEFNAELSRILYAFSCFERQVEYNETDHLYRILLTVPRNEIDYVLSKMRFLGKRVRISNHIALQERMSETAAKVLARYAQSESGQMDQGTASQGD